A single genomic interval of Planktothrix sp. FACHB-1365 harbors:
- a CDS encoding YdcF family protein — translation MNWQRLQFKHKFGLKILLLSIVVVFIVLLSRVFHQTQGLSMASQQPVDTFFVLGGSIRREMYVTQLAKQNPDIRILISTGSDDPCIVKLFEREHASTQQVWLEKCAKSTFDNFFYSQPILSQWHAHHVKLITSGTHLPRAKWMAQILLGSHGIWVDVETVKETGVPANRELWLKTGLDLTRTVLWALASQVIQPSCSNFIQLQEVNLKKWCQEKFSCEYQSGLNRKSICEAQN, via the coding sequence ATGAATTGGCAACGTTTACAATTTAAACACAAATTCGGTCTCAAAATTTTACTCCTCAGCATTGTGGTGGTGTTCATTGTGTTGCTGAGTCGTGTATTCCATCAAACTCAAGGGTTGTCTATGGCGTCTCAACAACCTGTAGATACATTTTTTGTCCTGGGGGGAAGTATTCGACGGGAAATGTATGTGACGCAACTGGCCAAACAAAATCCCGATATTCGCATTTTAATCTCAACGGGATCAGATGATCCTTGTATTGTAAAATTATTTGAACGGGAACACGCATCAACGCAACAAGTTTGGTTAGAAAAGTGTGCAAAGTCTACCTTTGATAATTTTTTTTACAGTCAACCGATTCTCAGCCAATGGCACGCGCATCATGTTAAATTAATCACCTCTGGCACCCATTTACCCCGTGCAAAATGGATGGCTCAAATTCTGTTAGGATCTCATGGAATTTGGGTCGATGTAGAAACTGTAAAAGAAACGGGGGTTCCTGCTAATCGAGAGTTATGGTTAAAAACAGGACTTGATCTCACCCGAACTGTTTTATGGGCCTTAGCCAGTCAAGTGATTCAACCGTCCTGTTCTAATTTTATTCAGCTTCAGGAAGTGAATCTTAAAAAGTGGTGTCAGGAAAAATTCTCCTGTGAATATCAAAGTGGTCTTAATCGGAAATCAATCTGTGAAGCTCAGAATTAA
- a CDS encoding ATP/GTP-binding protein, translating into MLKSLKIENFRCFSTFELQQLGRINLLVGTNNSGKTSILEAIQLFYKRDSLEGLSEIMISRGEYLWSDEEQKTRELDLRHLFYGHQINLGSSFSISGEYDDFRENLSIVIEQDQQLQLFDYLKDFVLLIKWLGKEKGNLEFPLSSNLGLSTDLIRRFRRNPVKSTLKTQFITSSSLRTQTMMELFDQVVLTPEEDLITDALKTLDPKIERIAALGSDKNSFRSNRGFVIRLSDSDQRIPIGSMGDGIWRILGLTLALVNAKNGVLLVDEIDTGLHFSAMSDMWKLVWNTAKRLNIQVFATTHNSDCWTSLADLANSEILDGDGIKIHRIEKNKPNSIVFNENQMVIAAERGIEVR; encoded by the coding sequence ATGTTAAAGTCATTAAAAATCGAAAATTTTCGATGTTTTTCCACCTTCGAGCTACAACAGCTTGGGCGGATTAATCTGTTAGTTGGAACTAATAATAGTGGGAAAACTTCTATTTTAGAAGCGATTCAACTTTTTTACAAACGAGATAGCCTAGAAGGTTTATCTGAAATTATGATCAGTCGAGGTGAATATCTTTGGAGTGATGAGGAACAAAAAACTCGTGAGCTTGATCTTCGCCATTTATTTTATGGTCATCAAATAAATTTAGGGAGTTCGTTCTCAATTTCTGGAGAATATGATGATTTTCGAGAAAATCTTTCGATTGTTATAGAACAAGATCAACAACTTCAATTATTTGATTATCTAAAAGATTTTGTCCTGTTGATCAAATGGCTGGGCAAAGAAAAGGGTAATTTAGAATTCCCCTTATCGTCTAATTTAGGTTTGTCTACAGATTTAATCAGAAGATTTCGTAGAAATCCTGTAAAATCAACACTAAAAACCCAATTTATTACCTCATCTTCTTTGAGAACTCAAACAATGATGGAGTTGTTTGATCAAGTTGTTTTAACCCCAGAAGAAGATTTAATTACAGACGCACTAAAAACCCTTGATCCTAAAATAGAACGAATTGCTGCCCTCGGTTCTGACAAAAATAGTTTCAGATCAAATAGAGGATTTGTTATTCGTTTATCGGATAGCGATCAACGCATTCCAATTGGAAGTATGGGAGATGGGATCTGGAGAATTTTAGGTTTAACATTAGCCCTTGTCAATGCGAAAAATGGCGTTTTATTAGTTGATGAAATTGATACGGGATTACATTTTAGTGCCATGTCTGATATGTGGAAATTAGTCTGGAATACTGCCAAACGACTCAATATTCAAGTATTTGCTACAACTCATAATAGTGATTGTTGGACAAGTTTAGCTGATCTGGCTAATTCTGAAATCCTAGATGGAGATGGAATTAAAATTCATAGAATAGAGAAAAATAAACCCAACAGTATTGTTTTTAATGAAAATCAAATGGTAATTGCGGCTGAACGAGGAATTGAGGTACGATAA
- a CDS encoding DUF3226 domain-containing protein, with the protein MTKNSRSNNVLLVEGKEDVRVIPELIEANGIAWGTKKNPVVYIQENNGYDNLIKPDVISTELKASGLSALGIMIDADDDPRGRWQSLRNTCLSSIPDLPEKLPETGLIHLTSNQVRFGVWMMPDNQMQGMLENFIAYMIPDESELIWQFAQNITIEAKQKGALFKETHQDKANIYTWLAWQNPPGRQLHQAINQKILNPKHPKAQKFVNWFKILYNLS; encoded by the coding sequence ATGACAAAAAATAGTCGTTCTAATAATGTATTACTGGTGGAAGGAAAGGAAGATGTTCGCGTCATCCCAGAATTAATCGAAGCTAATGGAATTGCTTGGGGAACAAAAAAGAATCCTGTTGTCTATATTCAAGAAAATAATGGTTATGATAACCTGATCAAGCCCGATGTGATTTCTACTGAACTAAAAGCATCGGGATTATCTGCTTTAGGTATTATGATTGATGCAGATGATGACCCTAGAGGACGATGGCAAAGTCTTAGAAATACTTGTTTGAGTAGTATCCCTGATCTTCCCGAAAAATTACCTGAAACAGGTTTAATTCATCTGACATCTAATCAAGTTAGATTTGGGGTTTGGATGATGCCGGATAATCAAATGCAGGGGATGTTAGAAAACTTTATTGCCTATATGATTCCTGATGAAAGTGAATTAATTTGGCAATTTGCTCAAAACATCACAATAGAAGCAAAACAAAAAGGAGCATTATTTAAAGAAACTCATCAGGATAAAGCAAATATTTATACTTGGTTAGCTTGGCAAAATCCTCCAGGACGACAACTTCATCAAGCAATTAATCAAAAAATTCTTAACCCTAAACATCCCAAGGCACAGAAATTCGTGAATTGGTTTAAAATTTTATACAATTTATCCTAG
- a CDS encoding efflux RND transporter permease subunit gives MIQSPLKPAVRERFNISRVCIAHPRIVIGFWIGVIIAGMLAFSSLKYALFPEVTFPVVVVSTTAPISTATETELKVTLPIENQVKSIEGVYDFRSSTYPGRSIISLAFLVGTSLESSTNQVETTLKNIQLPGKTTYTVIPLNLNESTAITYAIQSQSLTLKELTELTKTEIIPQLNALPGVLKVNLLGDGLTRKGTSDIASLSSSQTLIQDPPTLVRYQGENVIAVQVIKRSDANTLEVVNRVETVINNIQQNFPNVKLNLAETQADYIRKATHSTIEELLLAIILAIAIVFPFLRNLRATFITALAIPTSLLGTCIVMAIAGFNLETITLLALALVIGIVIDDAIVDVENIARLIDAGENPRDAAIKGTDEIGLTVTASTLTIVAVFLPVAFMGDALGQFFKPFALTISSAVLISLLVARTLSPVLAVYWLKPIQNKPENYHPQSNLIIETYRRLLQWSLHHRKLVILMAILSFIAGLALIPLVPQGFLPRLDRGEFVINYSYPLPQISNLQLQNNSQTQETPTDTPTAETDMFQQPGAFNWLTDLARNPIQLFLRKTRTTGDKIEQVVLNTPDVEEAFTIIGIKGQPNKGRIYVKLKNDRQLTTLEAQDQIRENLPSINNVTVSVEDLQFVETGDEKPLQIVLVGEDVNLLKKTAKTLQEKVAKLPGFVDVRATGEENTSNEINQIERFNGQRAAYVTANLSQGQLLGDATHQVLNIAQPLIPNGVTLKLTGDSARIGQVLNSFLVTLLFSVVCMLGLLFLLFGRWVEPAVVGLTLPLCLVGAMLALLVTQSAFGIISLIGLIFLLGLLDKNVLLLMDYVNQLRQKGMSRNDAIIETGVVRLRPIIMTTASTILGMLPIALGLGAGAELRQPMAVAIIGGLMTSTLLSLIVVPVLNTLLEDEWLKIKQRFKR, from the coding sequence ATGATTCAGTCTCCTCTAAAACCTGCTGTTCGAGAACGGTTTAATATTTCTCGTGTTTGTATTGCTCATCCTCGAATTGTGATTGGGTTTTGGATTGGCGTAATTATAGCAGGAATGCTGGCATTTAGTAGTCTCAAATATGCCTTATTTCCAGAGGTGACATTTCCGGTGGTTGTCGTCAGTACCACTGCACCGATTTCTACCGCAACAGAAACGGAATTAAAGGTGACTTTACCTATTGAAAATCAAGTAAAATCTATTGAAGGAGTTTATGATTTTCGCTCATCGACTTACCCAGGTCGAAGTATTATCAGTTTAGCTTTTTTAGTCGGAACGAGTTTAGAATCTTCTACAAACCAGGTAGAGACAACTTTAAAAAATATTCAATTACCTGGGAAAACAACGTATACTGTTATTCCCTTAAACTTAAATGAATCAACAGCCATTACCTACGCCATTCAAAGTCAAAGTCTAACGTTAAAAGAATTAACAGAACTAACAAAAACTGAAATTATTCCTCAACTTAACGCTTTACCGGGTGTGCTCAAGGTAAATTTATTAGGAGATGGATTAACCCGGAAAGGAACATCGGATATCGCTTCTTTATCCAGTTCTCAAACCTTAATTCAAGACCCGCCAACGTTGGTTCGATATCAGGGAGAAAATGTTATAGCAGTTCAGGTGATAAAACGCAGTGATGCTAATACCTTGGAAGTCGTGAATCGAGTTGAAACTGTTATTAATAATATACAACAAAATTTCCCCAATGTCAAGCTAAATTTAGCAGAAACTCAAGCGGATTATATTCGCAAAGCTACCCATTCGACAATTGAAGAACTCTTATTAGCAATAATTTTAGCGATTGCCATTGTCTTTCCTTTTTTAAGAAATTTAAGAGCTACTTTCATCACCGCCTTAGCCATTCCCACATCGTTATTAGGGACTTGTATTGTAATGGCAATCGCGGGATTTAATTTAGAAACTATTACGTTATTAGCTTTGGCGTTAGTGATTGGAATTGTGATTGATGATGCTATTGTTGATGTCGAGAATATTGCCCGATTAATTGATGCTGGAGAAAACCCCAGAGATGCCGCTATTAAAGGAACAGATGAAATTGGTTTAACCGTAACTGCTTCTACCTTAACAATTGTGGCTGTTTTCCTCCCCGTTGCCTTTATGGGAGATGCGTTAGGACAGTTTTTTAAACCCTTTGCATTAACGATTTCTTCGGCGGTTTTAATCTCCTTATTAGTGGCTAGAACTTTATCCCCAGTTTTAGCCGTGTATTGGTTAAAACCTATTCAAAATAAACCCGAAAATTATCATCCTCAATCTAACCTTATCATTGAAACCTATCGTCGATTATTACAATGGTCACTTCACCATCGTAAACTTGTTATTTTAATGGCTATCTTAAGTTTTATAGCAGGTTTAGCTTTAATTCCTTTAGTTCCTCAAGGGTTTTTACCTCGATTAGACCGAGGAGAATTTGTGATTAATTATTCCTATCCTTTACCTCAAATTTCTAATCTTCAACTTCAAAATAATTCTCAAACCCAAGAAACCCCCACCGATACACCAACCGCAGAAACGGATATGTTTCAACAGCCAGGGGCGTTTAATTGGTTAACTGATTTAGCTCGAAATCCCATTCAATTATTTCTGAGAAAAACTCGTACAACAGGAGATAAAATCGAACAGGTTGTTTTAAATACCCCTGATGTGGAAGAAGCCTTTACCATTATTGGCATTAAAGGACAACCCAATAAAGGCAGAATTTATGTAAAATTAAAAAATGATCGTCAACTTACCACTTTAGAAGCACAAGATCAAATTCGAGAAAATTTACCTTCTATTAATAATGTTACCGTTAGTGTAGAAGATTTGCAATTTGTGGAAACAGGAGATGAAAAACCCTTACAAATTGTGTTAGTTGGAGAAGATGTAAATCTGTTAAAAAAGACTGCCAAAACCCTTCAAGAAAAAGTCGCAAAATTACCCGGTTTTGTGGATGTTCGAGCAACAGGAGAAGAAAATACATCTAATGAGATTAACCAAATTGAACGCTTTAATGGTCAACGGGCGGCTTATGTTACGGCGAATTTAAGTCAAGGTCAATTATTAGGAGATGCAACCCATCAAGTGCTCAATATTGCCCAACCTTTAATTCCCAATGGAGTCACCTTAAAATTAACCGGAGATTCTGCCAGAATTGGTCAAGTTTTAAATAGTTTTCTGGTAACACTACTGTTTTCGGTGGTTTGTATGCTGGGGTTACTATTTTTATTATTTGGTCGTTGGGTGGAACCTGCGGTGGTGGGGTTAACGCTGCCTTTATGTTTAGTTGGGGCAATGTTAGCGTTATTAGTGACTCAAAGTGCTTTTGGAATTATCTCGTTAATTGGGTTAATTTTCCTATTAGGATTATTAGATAAAAATGTATTACTTCTGATGGATTATGTCAACCAACTTCGTCAAAAAGGCATGAGTCGAAATGATGCGATTATTGAAACGGGGGTTGTACGTTTAAGACCGATTATTATGACCACCGCCTCAACGATTTTAGGGATGTTACCGATTGCATTAGGGTTAGGAGCAGGAGCAGAATTAAGACAACCGATGGCGGTTGCAATTATTGGGGGGTTAATGACATCGACCTTATTAAGTTTAATTGTAGTTCCTGTTTTAAATACGTTGTTAGAGGATGAATGGTTAAAAATTAAACAACGATTTAAACGATAG